A window of Planctomycetota bacterium contains these coding sequences:
- a CDS encoding zinc ribbon domain-containing protein — protein sequence MPPPTTVHSGGAIVASLERPVGGKQPLSGPKTFVFALATAGIGPLLYDRFVWQQQARGQRSRLWHLADYLAARGLPDHRDDADRCGPKLTGLVLLIAIAQAALLAWSLYTGRIRLTLWSHDPWFFAYVGLAVAGYLAIALDMLLHHHLVARVVRQFGLSETVPTALPTPKPPLFVGAVLALAVGWYWAIPAILGSGVLRKEVDKNGRKWSVDLAAGVRAQPDLLDGPPPRLHANIRQCQTPRCATDLSPTAKFCPQCGVQARKVTLVT from the coding sequence ATGCCGCCGCCGACCACCGTCCACAGCGGCGGGGCGATCGTCGCGTCGCTCGAACGGCCCGTCGGCGGTAAGCAGCCGCTCAGCGGGCCCAAGACGTTCGTGTTCGCCCTCGCCACTGCGGGCATCGGACCGTTGCTTTACGACCGTTTCGTCTGGCAGCAGCAGGCACGCGGGCAACGCTCCCGGCTCTGGCACCTCGCCGATTATCTCGCCGCACGCGGCCTGCCGGATCACCGGGATGACGCCGATCGGTGTGGTCCGAAGCTGACGGGACTCGTCCTGCTCATCGCCATCGCACAAGCGGCACTGTTGGCGTGGTCGCTCTACACCGGACGCATCCGGCTCACGCTGTGGAGCCACGACCCCTGGTTCTTCGCATACGTCGGCCTCGCGGTGGCCGGGTATCTGGCGATCGCGTTGGACATGCTCCTGCATCATCACCTGGTGGCACGCGTTGTTCGGCAGTTCGGGCTTTCCGAGACGGTGCCTACCGCGCTGCCGACGCCGAAGCCGCCCTTGTTCGTCGGCGCGGTCCTGGCACTGGCGGTCGGGTGGTACTGGGCGATCCCGGCGATCCTGGGTTCGGGCGTGTTGCGGAAGGAAGTCGACAAGAACGGCCGAAAGTGGTCGGTGGATTTGGCCGCCGGTGTGCGTGCGCAGCCGGATCTGCTGGACGGTCCGCCGCCGCGGCTGCATGCGAACATCCGACAATGCCAGACGCCACGCTGCGCGACCGACCTTTCGCCCACGGCGAAGTTCTGTCCCCAGTGTGGGGTGCAGGCTCGCAAGGTGACGCTGGTCACCTAA